In Syntrophotaleaceae bacterium, the DNA window TCCAGGGGAAATCCTACGACCTCACCTTCGAGTGGTCCGACGATCGTATCTACTGCTCGGAACTCGTCTGGAAAATATATGACCGCGGCGTTGGCGTCCGCATCGGCAACTTGCAGAAGCTCCGGGATTTTGATCTGACCGACGTCGCCGTAAAGGCGAAGATGAAAGAGCGATATGGAAATCACGTTCCCATGGAAGAGACGGTCATATCCCCGGGGGAGATGTTTTCCTCCCAACTTTTGACGATAGCTGCAAAACATTGAAAGGGACCAGGGACGTTTCTGGCAGAGAGCAGGTTCAATATCAAAGGGGGAGGCACCATGATAGGAGCCATTATCGCAAAGAAAAAAGTTAGAGCGGGCCTGGAAGCGCTGAACCGGCGCGATGTTTCCACGTTTTTATCGTCCTGGGCGGACAATGCTGTCTGGCATTATCCGGGCGATTTGCCGGTCGGCGGCAGATTCGTCGGCAAGCAGGCCATCAGGGGCTGGTTCGAGAACCTGATGCGGCAGATGCCCCAGTTGAAGTTTACCGTACACAGCGTCAGCGTTTCGAACGTGTTCGATCTGATCGGCAACAATGTGGCAGCAGCTCACTGGGAGGTGGATTTCACCAACAGGGACGGCCATCGTTTGCAATACAAAGGGGTGGCGGTCCTCACGATTAAAGGTGGAAAGGTCGTCGAGGGAGCGGATTTCCTGTTCGCCATGAACGAGCAGATCGGGCGCCTGTGGGGCGATTCGAAGCCTACGCCGTAATATGAGACCGGGCGGTTTTTGTTCGAGGCCAAGGGGAAATCGAATTGAATGTCTTCCCGGTTCGCATCGAAAAGGAGTCATTGCGGATGCAAGCAGCACAAGGGATTATCGGAGGGTTGTATATTCTGGCCAGTATCGTTCTCATCATCCTGGCCGCAACTCGCAGAAATTTCCCCGGCAAGACCTGGTTTATCGCCTTTCTGGCAGTGGGTCTTGCCACTCGCCTGGCCTGGCAGATTCCGGCCCTGATTCTGAGGTTCGACCTGAGCCTCGACATACGGCGGTTCTATGAAGGCTGGGGAGTCGCGATGAACCTTGTCGGTCTCGGCGGCTTTTGCCTTCTGATTCCGTTCTTTTTTGCCGTAGCAACCCCATCACAATTGCCTGCCGCCTGTACCGCGACCGATGTGACGCATCAAACTCCTCTCGCCGGAGACACGGAAAATCCCCTTTTTGGAATCGGCGGCTGGTTGAAGTTTTTCGTGGTCGTCAATATGTACATCGCCCCCGTACTGTTCGGACTTCAGCAGATTTTCGCGTTCGTCGGCTTCGGCATGCTGGCCGGGGACTATCCGGGCCTCGTTGTTGTCGGTTTGATTGAAACGGCTGTCGGGATCTTTTTCGTCGTCAAGTGGATTATGATTGCGCGCCGTCTCCGCGATATGGTGCCCGGCGTGGTCCAGGAAGCCAAGAGATGGCTGCTGATTACGCTGACGTGGAATGTTCTCAGCACGCCACTCGTCTTCCTGTCGGGGGTGGATGCCGAAGCGGTGATGGTTGGGGCTATGAAGGGGCTAATCACCGGAGTCATCAGTTTTGCGATCTGGTACTCGTATTTCAACGTCTCGAAGCGGGTCAAGGTAACCTACGGGGTTTATAATATCACCCAAACAATTGGAGCCTCCATGAAACATTCAATTCTTTGTATCTTGATTTTCTCCCTTTTCCTGTGCTCACCCCTTGCCTTGGCGCAGAATTCCGAAAAGGAAACGGCTGCCATCGCCGCAGCAGAAGAATGGCTCGCTATTGTCGACTCGGGCCATTACGGACAAAGCTGGAAGCAGGCGGCCGATTACCTGAAAAGTTCCGTAACCAAGGAAAAGTTTCGGGACAGCCTGAAGGCAGTCAGGACGCCGCTGGGCGGAGTCAGATCCCGAAAGATCCAGAGCGCCGTACCCATGACCTCTTTGCCCGGCGCCCCCGACGGTAACTATGTCGTCATCCAATTCGAAACATCCTTCGAAAACAAGACATCGGCCGTTGAAACCGTAACCCCCATGCTGGAGAAAAATGGCCGCTGGCGGGTATCAGGTTACTACATCAGGTAGAACTGTTGTCTGGAGGACGGTTCTATGAAAACTACCATGCGGATTACGGTTTCAATCATGGCACTCACTTGTCTTTTAGGGTTGCGCCGGTAAGGAAGGATCATGCTTGGCCATCGGATGTTGAAAACACCGGGGGGAGAGCTGGCTCACGCCGACTTCTGCAGGGAGTTCTCGACGTACAATACCAGGTCCTCGATGGTGACCACTGTCAGGTAGTGCTTTTCGGCAAAGGCCACGATCTCCGGCAGACGAGCCATGGTGCCGTCCTCTTTGGTGAGTTCGCAGAGTACGCCGGCGGGTTTGTGCCCGGCCAGACGCATCAGATCGACAGTGCCCTCGGTGTGTCCCCGCCGGGACAGAACGCCGCCGGGATGGGCCCGCAAGGGGAAGACGTGGCCCGGGCGGGCCAGGTCTTCGGGGCGGCAGTCGTCGGCAATGGCGGTGCGGATTGTTGTGACCCGGTCAGCCGCCGAGACCCCGGTGGTGACTCCCTGACGGGCTTCGATGGAGATTGTGAAGGCAGTGCGATTGGCGCTGGTGTTGTCGCCGACCATCTGCGGCAGGTCGAGCTGCCTGAGTTTATCTTCGGTCAGGCAGAGGCAGACGATGCCGCTGCATTCGCGGATCAGCATGGCCATCTGAGGCGCCGTTATGGTTTCCGCGGGAAAGATCAGATCACCTTCGTTCTCCCGGTTTGCATCGTCAACCAGCAAAATGCCGCGCCCCTGGCGCAGTCGTTCCACGGCCTTGTGTACGCGTTCGAGAGGGGTTCCAAAATGGTCGAGCAGTGAGCAGGGCATGAAGACACTCCTTGAAATGAAGATGGACAACCATCTCAAGGCGTGAAGGGGAGGTCGCTCGCGCGAGGGTTCGGGCAAAGGAGCCCAAAAAATTGCGATTCTCTCCCGTCCGGACTGTAACCGTCGGCCCCGGATTCCAACCGGTGTCAGCTGACCCTGCCCATGGGACAGGCGCTCGCGGGCTTGTTTGCCTGACATTAGCCTGACAACATCACCGCCGGTGGGGACTTTCACCCCGCCCTGAGAATTCCTGAATACGATAGCCCCGATTCCTTCGGGAGTCAATGGTTTCCGCGATCTGTTCGGGTGCACTCTCTTAGGCGGCTGTTTCTCTCAACGGGGAAATTCCCCTATCGATGGATACCGTTCTGAAGAGCCATATCCCCACGGAAAAGGAGGAGACGCATGAAAAAGGATGAAAAACTGCAGAATGCCGCACGCAGGAGACTTCTGATCCAAACTCCCTTCGCATTTCTGGGACTGATTGCCTGTCTGCAGGGCAGAGCTCGGGGCTCCATGCTGCAAACCGGGAATTATCGGCGGAAAATCGATGCTGATGCCTGTTTCGGATGCGGCGCCTGCGCGGACGTCTGTCCGACGAATGCCATTCAAAGCAGTAACGGGATTTACTCCATCAACCCCAACCTCTGTATCGGTTGCGGCGCCTGCGATCCGGAATGCCCGGTGGAGGCGATCGAGCAGGGAACCCTGATTGTCGTTCCTTCGGTCGACGACGAATGCGTCGGATGCGGCGCCTGTGCGGCCGTTTGTCCCACCGGAGCTATAAATGTTGGTACGAAGGCGGTCATCACGCCCTCGCTCTGCTCCGGCTGTCGCGACTGCGTTCCGGTCTGCCCTGTCGCCTGCATCAGTTAGGAGCGGTCGAGGTTTTCAGGGTTTGGACACTCCCGAGGGGCAGGCCGGCACTCTCTTCGGCAACATATCTGCCCTTCATGATTCGCTCGCAGCCGATGAGGCTCAAGGTAATTGTGCGATGGTCCTTATCACTCCCGCCGAACCGAATGATGCCGAAGTCATTCTGGCTTTGCAGAAACGCGCCTACCAGTCCGAGGCCCGGTTGTACAACGACTGGAATATTCCACCTCTTACCCAAACACTCCCCGCGCTGAGAGATGAAATAGAAACGGCGATCGTGCTGAAGGCCGTAAAAGGCAGGACCATTGTTGGTTCTGTTCGGGCAAGTGTGACCGAAAGGGTCTGTTCCATCGGTCGGCTCATCGTGGAGCCGGAGTTTCAGGGGCAGGGGATCGGAACCATGCTGCTCAAGGCTATCGAGGGAGCCGTACCCAAAGTCAACCGTTTCGAACTTTTCACCGGCAGCAGGAGCGAAAGGAATATCCGTCTGTACCTTCGCCACGGCTACCAGATCACAAGGCATGAGCGGCTTTCGATGCAGGTCACGTTGGTTTACATGAGCAAGTGCGCCCATAGTCGTCGGTGAAGATAAGGAGAGTCAGGTCTGCCCTAGACCTAACTGAGATCGTCAGCTTTGCGATCTGGTACTCGTACTTCAAATCAACTTACGCCATATGGAATCGGTTACGCCCATGTTGGAAACGGATGGCCGCTGGCGGGTCTCCGGCTACTACATCCGCTCGCTCCCCCTTGAAGATCCAATTGAAGTCTCTTGATTAAAATGGCTGAAAATGCTATGAGTAGAGCGGTCATGCCCGCATGTTCCTGCAATCGATAACGATGTTGCAAAACGCACATTATCCAAGTGTTCGTCTTTCCATCCTGGCCAGAGCCAGAGGGTAGGTTTTCCGGTGAAGGTCCTGTTTCTGGTCCCCCGGTTGGACAAAGCCAGTACACGCTACAGGGTATTGCAGTACCTGCCGTTTCTGGAGCAGGCGGGGATTGTCTGCGCGGTCCGGCCGCTGTCCGGAAAAACCGTTGGTTGGATCAGCCTGGGGGCCGAAATCTCCCGGGCTGATGTCGTTTTTGTCCAGAAAAAGCTGCTCAACGGCCCGGTCTGGCATTTCATCAGCGCCCTGTCCAGACGCCTGATTTTCGATTTTGACGACGCGATCATGCTGAAGGAATCGGAAACGGATTTCAGTTCCCGATGTCGGCAGTTCCGCCGTTTTGCAGGCACTGTGCGACGTGTCGATCTGGTGGTCTGCGGAAACCGCTACCTTGCGGAAAATACTGCTGCTCTGAACGGCAATCTGCAGATTCTGCCGACGGTGATTGATGAACAGCGCTACCGGCCGAGGCAGTGCAAGCCGGTCCGAAACGAGAAGGGCAATCTCGTTATCGGTTGGATGGGCAGTCGCACAAATCTACCCTATCTTCAGGAGATCGTCCCCCAGCTGCAAGCAGCCTGCCAGGCTGTTCCCGGAACCCGCTTCAAGATTGTCTCGGATGCTTTCCTCGATTTCAAAGATGTGGAGGTGATCAAAAAGCCCTGGCGTTCCGAGGAGGAAATCAGCGATCTGGAATCTTTCGACATCGGCATCATGCCCCTGCCCGATACCCCCTGGTGTCGTGGGAAATGCGGTTTCAAGCTGATCCAGTACATGGCTGTCGGAACCCCGGTGGTCTGCTCTCCGGTGGGAGTCAATGCCGAAATCGTCACCGATGGGCGAGAAGGTTTTTGGGCCCGCAGACCCGAGGAATGGGTGGAGCGTCTGGTTCGCCTGTTAAAGGACAGGGACCTGCGCCAAACAATGGGGAACCTCGGCCGTGAGACCATCGTCCGCCGGTTCTCTCTGCAAGCCAACGCCGATCGACTGATCGAACTGCTGCGAAATCTGGCGGCCGAACCTGAGGAAAGGGTCTCTCAATGAAACCGGGGGTTGCGGTGGTGATCAGCGCCTGGGAGGGACATCCAGCGCTGGTGTTGCGTCGTCTGGTCAATTCCATGAAGCGTTTCGCGCCTGGAGTCCCGTTCGATCCGGTGCTGTCGATCAATGGAGAAGGCTACGATCTGCCGGAAGATCTGGCGGCCGTTTTCCGCCATGTTTTCCGCCGGGAAAACACCGGATATAACCTCGGCGCCTGGGATCATGCCTGGCGGCATCTGGCCGGATATGATTACTACCTGTTTTTGCAGGATGAATGTTTCATCCGCCGTGGAAACTGGGTCCGCCTGTTTTTACAGCGATTTGCCGGTGACCGTGACTGCGGGCTGATTGGGGAAAATCTGAACCCCGGCTGGAACCATTCATGGCAGGATCTGATTGAAAGCGAGTCCTTCAGCGAGAAAAAACGTCAACGGGCAATGCTCTATCGTCAACTGCTGCAACAATGGGGAATTCCTGCCGGTCAAACCGCAGCCCATCTGACTTCTGTAGTGCAGTTTACCGCCCGCCGGATTCTTGAAGAGGTAGACGGTTATCCGATCCGGAATGAACATGGAGAGGCCGTCGCCGCCGAAATCGGCTTTTCCCGCAAGATTGCCGCGGCCGGCTATTCCCTGCATCAACTCGGCAGGTGGCGCCATCAGACAATAGGCCATCCGCAGTGGCCGACGGAAGCCCTGTGGCGGAAGTTCCGGGAATCTTTGCGGCCAACGGCCCACAGGGGGAGGTCATGACGGTTTCACCTCCCCGTGTCAGCATCTGTATTCCGACGTATAATAGCGCCGCCTTCCTGGAGGAAGCTTTGGAGTCGGTATGGGCCCAGGACTTTCGGGATTATGAAGTGGTCATGGTCGATGACGGATCGAGCGACGATACAGTGCGGATTTCCGCCGCCTTTGCCGCCCGGGACCCCCGCATACGCTGTTTCGTCAATCCCTACAACCTGGGCATCTCAACCAATTGCAACCGCTGCATGGAACTGGCCCGGGGAAGCTATATCAAATTTCTGTTCGCTGACGACGTCCTGCTCGCCCCCGATGCCCTGGCCCGGATGGCGGCTGCGCTGGACGCTCATCCCGGTGTGGCGCTGGTGGCCTGCGCGCGCCGCATTATCGACGGCCAGTCACGGCTGCTGCAGGAGATAGTGTCCTATGCGGATGGTTTGCACTGTCCGGGTAGTGAGGTGGCCAGACACTGCCTGATCGATGTTGTCAACCGCATTGGAGAGCCGACGGCCGTCCTCTTCCGCCGCCGGGTCGGACGCCCGGGGTTCGATCCGGACTATTGCCAGCTGCTCGATTTCGAGATGTGGCTCCGCCTGCTTGAAGAGGGGGATTTTTTCTACCTGGGTGTGCCACTGGTCGGATTTCGTCTGCATGACGGTCAGGCAACCCAGAACAATCGCCGATCCCTGGCCCATCTGGCTGATCATCGTCGTCTGTTACAAAAATACCCGGGCAAAAAGGGGCTTGGACCGGGTAGGCTGGGGCGGTTGCTGGCAAGGCTGCAGCAGTGCGAGAAGATCTGGAGGCTGCATGCGCGGAAAAAAGTCCTGACCCGCCATGAGGCTAAAGAGGAGATCGCTCACATCATGGCGCCCGGCCGTTTTTTCCTGCTCCGTCCCCTGTATCGACTGATCCTGCGGAATTTCGTTCATCCTCTGTATATTCGATGCCTTGCTCCCAAAGGGGGAAGGGGCGGGTGATCAGTCGTTCTTTTTCTGGAGGGAACAAAGACTATGTTCAGCATTGTCATGCCGGTATGGAACCGCGCCGGTGAGGTCGGGGCAGCCATCGACAGTGTCCTGAGCCAGACCTGGCAGGATTTCGAACTGATTGTGGTGGATGACGGGTCTACCGACGGTACTTCTTCCGTCGTGCAGGCTCGGCAGGATCCCCGGATCCGTTTTTTCCAACGGCCCCATGAGGGGGTCTGCAAGGCGCGCAACTATGCTCTGTCAAGGGCAACCCGTCCCTTCATTGCCTATCTCGATTCGGACAACAGCTGGGATCCGGATTTTCTCGATTCCATGCGCCAGGCCCTGCTCGACAGCCCTGAAGGTCTGGCCACCGCTTATTGTCAGGCCCGATTTCTGAGGCGCGACAAAGAGTCGCACGAGCTGCGATTGCATTGCCATATCGGGAAGCCTTTCAGCTTTCGTGAGCTGTTGCGGCGAAACTATATCGACCTCAATTCCTTTGTGCATGCCCGGGAACTGACAAGCATCGCCGGGGGGTTTGACGACCAGCTGCTCCGGCTGAATGACTGGGATCTCATTATCCGTCTCACGGCTCTGTCTCCGCCCGTTTTCGTTCCCAGGCCCATGGTGGACTACCGGGACCGGGTGGCGGTCAACACCATCACCGGCAATCAGAAACTCGCGCCGGCGATGCGGTACATCCAAAAAAAATACAAGGGGAGCAGCGGTCCTTTCGTCTACGTCCACGACACCGTCCCCCAGGTCTGGAACGATTTGAGTGACAGCAAGCACCGCAACTTCTGGCTGCATCTGAACCGTAAAAAATTTCAGATACCGGAAGACCGCCACGCCCTGGCCTATCCTTTCATGCTGCAGATCGAGCCGACCAATGCCTGCAATCTCGGCTGCCCCCTGTGCCCGGTCGGCCGCAATGAACTGGGACGCGCGACGGAACACATGTCTCTGGAAACCTTTCAGGGAATCGTGGACGATATGGCGGACTATCTGCAGTTCCTGCTGCTGTGGGATTGGGGAGAACCGTTCATGAATCCGCAACTGCCGGACATGGTGGCCTATGCGACGTCTCGCGATATCCGCACCATGACCAGCACCAACGCTCATTTTCTTGAAAATGACGAGTACCTCCGGCGCCTCTTCTCAGCGGGCCTGTCGACCCTGATCGTGGCGGTCGATTCCCTGCATGACGAAAGCTATCGGACCTATCGCCAGAAGGGATCTTTGTCGCGGGCAATAAAGGGGCTGGAAAAGGCCGTAACTCTGAAGCGTGAAATGAATGCTTCCACCCTCATCAATCTGCGCATGGTTGTAATGAAACAGAACCAGCACGAGGTTGTTTCTCTGCGTCGTCTGGCACGCAAGGTCGGGGTGGACTGGTTCAACGTCAAAACCCTCAATCCCAGTTGCGGCACGACGGACATGGATATGACTCTTGTTCCCGATGATGCCCGCTACCAGCGCTTCGCCTACGACAAAGACGGGCAGCGGATTCGCCAGGAAGTTCCCTGTGATCGCCCTTTTCTGATGGCCAATATTTTCTCCAATGGCGACGTGGTTCCCTGCTGCTACGATTTCGACTCGAGCATGAAGATCGGCAACGTGAAGGAAAAGTCTTTCAGGGAAATCTGGAACGGGGAGGAGATGCGCGCCATGCGCTCACGCATCCTTGACGAGCGGGGCTCCCTGCCGAAGTGTGAGGCCTGCGGCATAAACTTCAAGCAGTCCCGCAGCGGATGGTTTCCGGAAGTACTGGATTTGACCGAAGAAAGGCTGGGGCGCTTTTTGTCGGATTCCTATGTTCCCCTGGCCTTCACCGGAAAACGGCAATTCAGTCCAAATGGGAAAATTTGGCATCAATGGATGCCCTTTTAAAGGGACTTCCCGGCTGGTTTTTCTGCTCAAACCTGCAGCGCCGGTTCCTGCAGGGCGGCGATCTGCTCGCGCAGTTCCAGGATGTGGTCTCCCCAGTAACGGGGAGTGTTGAACCAGGGAAAGCTGTTCGGAAAGGCGGGATCTTCCCAGCGCTGGGCGAGCCAGGCGGTAAAGTGCAGAATGCGAAGGCTTCGCAGCGCTTCGACGAGCTGCAGTTCCCGGAGATCGAAGTCGTTGAATTCCCCGTAACCTTCCAGGATTTCTCCAAGTTGGGCGGTTTTTGCCGCCCGGTCTCCTGACAGCATCATCCAGAGGTCCTGCACCGCGGGCGCCATGCGCGCATCATCGAAATCGACGAAATGAGGTCCCCCGTCCCGCCACAGAATATTGCCCCCGTGGCAGTCTCCGTGGGTGCGCAGATAGCGCACCGGTCCCGTTCGCGACAGGATCTCCTCGATTCCCTGCAGCAGGTCTCGGGTCAGACCATCGTAATGCTCTTTGTACTCGGGAGGCACGTACCGTTCGCTGACGAGTGCAGCTGGTTCGTAACCGAAGGTACGGATATCGAGCCGGGGCCGTCCCTCGAAATCCCTCAAGGCCCCGATGCGGTGGATGCGGCCCATGAGCCGACCAAGGATAAGCAGATTGCCGAGGTTGTCCAACTCGGGCGCGTGACCGCCCCGTCGTGGATAGAGGGCGAAGCGGAAGCCGCGGAAATGAAACAGGCTTTGGCCTTCGGCATTCCGGCTGGGCGCTACAACCGGGAGTTCGTGCTCCGCCAGCTCGAAACAGAACCGATGCTCTTCCAGGATCTGCTCGTCGGTCCAGCGTCGGGGACGATAGAACTTCGCCACTAAAGGATTTTCTCCTTCGATGCCGACCTGGTAGACCCGGTTTTCGTAACTGTTCAGGGCCAGGGTCCGGCAATCGCACAGGTAGCCCTGGCTTTCCACGGCATCCATGATGAAAGCGGGCGTCAGCTTCTGGAAAGGATGCGGGTCGGTCATCGAATTCTCCTGACAGGTTAATACCAGGCACTTTAGCAGAAACCGCGCGGTCACTGCAAAGAGTTCACCACCTGTATCCTGCGTCCCTCGAATTCGACCACCTGACCGGGGCGGACCTTGCAGCGTTTGCGCAGTTCCACCTGGCCATCGACGTTGACGGATCCCTCGGCGATCATCAATTTGGCGACCCCGCCGCTGGGGCACATCCCGGTCAGTTTCAGCAGATCGTTCAATTCGACGAATTCGCGACCTTCCAGATCAAATTCTTCCATGGCGACTCCTCGTGGCCAAACAAAAAACCACAGGGACCAAGCCCTGTGGTAACATTTGCTCCCTTATATCATTTAAAGCTTGTCGGCGGCAACCTGTTTTGGTTTTAATGCCGCTATCCTCGAACAACAGAAATGGGTTACGATGAAAATATGGGTCGACGCGGATGCATGCCCTGCCGTAATCAAGGACATTCTGTTCCGGGCGGCAGAGCGAACCGGGATCTCCCTGACCCTGGTCGCCAATCACTTCATGCGCATTCCGCCTTCGCGGCATATCGATTTTCTGCACGTCCCTTCAGGTTTTGATGTCGCAGACAACGAAATCGTCAAAAGACTCGACCCCGGCGATCTGGTCATCACGGCCGATATCCCTCTGGCCGCGGAGGTGGTAGACAAGGGCGGCTACGTCCTCGATCCCCGGGGTGAGTCCTATAACCTGGACAATATCAAAGAGCGCCTGGTGATGCGTGATCTTATGGACACGCTTCGATCCAGCGGGATCGAAACCGGTGGCCCGGCGGCCATGAGCCAAGCCGATCGGAAAAAATTCGCCAACGGGCTGGACCAGTTTCTGGCGAGACATGTTAAATAGCAACATGTACGACAAGGACGGACCCGCCAGGAAAACCGGGCGGAGAGAGGTGAAATCAGCAGTGCTGATCGAAAAACAGGTCAATCTCGAAACCCTGAATACCTTCGGCCTCCCGGCCCGGGCTGCTTTTCTGGTCAGAGTGACTGACGAGGACGATGTGCGGGCCATTATTGCCGACCGCATGATCGGCTCCCTGCCACGTTTCATCCTGGGGGGCGGCAGCAATGTCGTGTTCACCGGGGACCTGCAGGCTCTGGTGCTCAAGGTGGAAGTCCCCGGTCTGGACCTGCTGGAAACCCGGCCGGATGCTTGGATCGTGCAGGCCGGAGCCGGCGAATCCTGGCACGGTCTGGTGGAATGGACCCTGGCCCGGGACCTGCCCGGCCTGGAGAATCTGGCTCTCATTCCCGGCACGGTGGGAGCCGCGCCGGTGCAGAATATCGGCGCCTACGGCCTGGAACTGGCAGATAGGTTCGAATCGCTGGATATCGTGGAACTGGCGACCGGCCGGACCCGCACCCTGTTTCGCGAGGACTGTCGGTTCGGCTACCGGGACAGCATCTTCAAACGGGATCTGGCAGGCACCTGTCTCATCACCCGGGTACGCCTGCGCCTGCCCCGGCCCTGGCAACCGGTTCTTGACTACCCCGATCTTGCCCGGCTGGCTGCGGAATCGGTCGCCCCTCTTACACCGATTGGGATATTCGATCGCATCTGTTCGGTGCGCCGATCCAAACTGCCCGACCCGGCAGAGATCGGCAGTGCCGGCAGCTTCTTCAAGAACCCGGTGATTTCCGCTGCTCAGTTCCGCGCCCTGGCCGAACGGGAACCCGGCATTGTTCACTTTTCCCTCCCGGATGGTGACTACAAGCTGGCCGCTGGCTGGCTGATCGAAGCCTGCGGCTGGAAGGGGAGAAACATGGGCGGGGCAGGAGTTCATGACCGGCAGGCTCTGGTTCTGGTCAACCGCGGACAGGCCAGGGGCCGG includes these proteins:
- the murB gene encoding UDP-N-acetylmuramate dehydrogenase; protein product: MKSAVLIEKQVNLETLNTFGLPARAAFLVRVTDEDDVRAIIADRMIGSLPRFILGGGSNVVFTGDLQALVLKVEVPGLDLLETRPDAWIVQAGAGESWHGLVEWTLARDLPGLENLALIPGTVGAAPVQNIGAYGLELADRFESLDIVELATGRTRTLFREDCRFGYRDSIFKRDLAGTCLITRVRLRLPRPWQPVLDYPDLARLAAESVAPLTPIGIFDRICSVRRSKLPDPAEIGSAGSFFKNPVISAAQFRALAEREPGIVHFSLPDGDYKLAAGWLIEACGWKGRNMGGAGVHDRQALVLVNRGQARGREVMALAAAIQESVFNRFGVLLEPEPIVLGGTDDLLSPSR